In Streptomyces sp. TLI_146, the genomic stretch TAGTACGTCAGGAAGAGGAAGAGGCCGAACATCGCGATGATCGCCAGGCCGAGGGAGAGGTAGACCCCGCCCCGGTTGCGGTTGGTGACCACGCGCAGCGGCAGCAGCGGGTTCTTGACCTTGGCCTCGGTGACCACGAACGCGATCAGCAGCACGGCCGCGGAGACGAACATGGACACGGTCAGCGTGTCGGACCAGCCCGCCGACTCGGCGCGGGTGAAGCCGTACACCAGGGCGACCAGGCCGAGGGTGGACAGGACCACGCCGGGGACGTCCAGCGGCGAGCGGTTGCGGGTGCCGGAGGGCTCGCGGATGACGAAGTAGGCACCGGCGGCCGCGACGATCGCGAACGGGATGTTGACGAAGAAGGTCCAGCGCCAGTTCAGGTACTCGGTGAGGAAGCCGCCGAGGATCAGGCCGACGGCGCCGCCGCCGCCCGCGATCGCGCCGTAGATGCCGAACGCCTTGGCGCGCTCCTTGGCGTCGGTGAACATCACCGCGAGCAGGGAGAGCGCGGCGGGCGCGAGCAGCGCGCCGAACGCGCCCTGGAGCGCGCGGGAGCCGAGCAGCATGGCCTCGCCGGTGGCCGCGCCGCCGAGCGCGGAGGCCGCGGCGAAGCCGAGCAGACCGACGACGAAGGTGCGCTTGCGTCCCCACAGGTCGGCTATGCGGCCGCCGAAGAGCAGCAGACCGCCGAAGGCGAGGGCGTAGGCCGTGATGACCCACTGCTTGTTGCCGTCGGAGATGCCCAGGTCCGTCTGGGCGGAGGGCAGGGCGATGTTCACGATCGTCGCGTCGAGCACGACCATGAGCTGGGCGAGCGCGATGAAGGCGAGGGCCTTCCAGCGACTGGGGTCAGGACCGAGGTCCTGGGCGGGAGCAGCCTGGGCTGTTTTCGACATGGGTGTAGCCACCTTGGGACGCGATGTGCGATGAGCGGAGTACTGAAGTACGGGCGCGGAAAGCGGAGTCGCCGCCGGCCGCGGGTCGGGTTACGGCTGGCTGAGGTCCTGCAGAGTCGCCGCCGTCCCCGGCAGCTCCGACCGCGCCGGGGCCATGAGCCCGTCGAGGAAGAGCTGCAGGTGTCGGTGGACGAACCGGTCCATGTTCGGGCACGCGGTGCCCGGCAGCGGCCGGGTGAGCTGGGTGAGGGCGACCATCAGATCGCCCACGTCGACGTCGTCGCGCAACTGGCCGCTGCGCCGGGCC encodes the following:
- a CDS encoding MFS transporter translates to MSKTAQAAPAQDLGPDPSRWKALAFIALAQLMVVLDATIVNIALPSAQTDLGISDGNKQWVITAYALAFGGLLLFGGRIADLWGRKRTFVVGLLGFAAASALGGAATGEAMLLGSRALQGAFGALLAPAALSLLAVMFTDAKERAKAFGIYGAIAGGGGAVGLILGGFLTEYLNWRWTFFVNIPFAIVAAAGAYFVIREPSGTRNRSPLDVPGVVLSTLGLVALVYGFTRAESAGWSDTLTVSMFVSAAVLLIAFVVTEAKVKNPLLPLRVVTNRNRGGVYLSLGLAIIAMFGLFLFLTYYLQVVKGYSPVKTGFAFLPMIAGMITGSTQIGARLMTRVPPRLLMGPGFLTAGIGMLILTQLQIDTSYAGLILPAQILLGLGMGTAFMPAMSLATIGVEPRDAGVASAMVNTSQQVGGAIGTALLNTIAASATTAYVTSHAAGAKSVELLKLQAMVHGFTSAIWWAVGILVLASAIAVTLINTGRPDTGSLTGSGDGDGVEDEIRVPVVAH